The genomic segment TAAGATATAATTTTATCTTTGGTTTATGCACAGTGTGTTTTAAAAGCAGCGTTTTTGCCTACTCATCAGTTAAACGTAAactgggcctgtagataacttgtTTCTCCACATTCAATTGTACAGTATGGACATTAACCCAAGGATATTGCACCCTTTTGGGCATTGTGATATTGACCGTGCCTGCTCTTGCTGCTAAATATCCTGAACTGCTGTACAATATTTTTTCCTATCACATTaagagcttttaaaaaaaatctgttctgCAATTGAAAACTGCTCCTCTTGCTGTCAATTTTGAATGATCAAGTTACCTTTGGTTTTTGTGTTGGTTGCCAGTATTTGCTCATGTTTAGAGCCCTGGTTACAGAAGAAAATATCCACGACTCGACCATCTGGAATGTAAAATAATCTCAGATCTCAAAGACTCTAAAGCTCTAAATTGGCTCTAAAGTGGGAAGTTAGTCTGATTTATTGCCGAACTCCTGATCGTCCATCCTGGCGGGTGTTACAAATTAACTAAATGCTGTTATTAGCACCCTCCCTTGGCCCTTCATTCCAAATCATGTGATTTTTCTCCTGCACCCAGTACAGAGAAACAACTGTGGTAACTAGATAATGTTAACAGACAGCTCATGGTTGAACGCTGTTGGAACAACCTGTTCACACAGTGAAATCCGTTAGTTTCTCATACAGCAAGACCTCTGGCATTTATTCAGGTTCTCCGAGGAAATATTCAACGTGGCTGAAGCTAAATCCTGGTGCTCGAGCGAGTAAACCAGTATTAGGCATCTTTGCTTACTCAGGGCAATTAGGTACCTGGTACGCTGACTAAATGTTATAGGGCATTTCCTAGCCTTATTTAGAAATACCTGCCAGCAGTTCCTAATGGTGTGAATATTAGTGGCGGTAGTTCCAATAACTTGCCCTATTGTACACGCACTACTCCAGGCTGAACGTTATATTTTATCCCCTTTAATGCCTTAAgtcttaattttatttttttatttaacgtTGCGAATATTTCATAGAGGGAAGAAGTTGTCTAAAATGATTGGGGAGAACAAATTGGAAAAATTGTAACACTGAACATGGTGTTCATATTTTGGATATTATGGTGAAGGAGTATCCTACTTGCTTCAAATGCTACCCCTGTGTTGGTGCTCTGTCACCAGTTTGTCTCCATTCCAGTATTTGCTGCGTGTAGAATTCGGTAAACTAATGAGGTGAGGAAACTAATTGTATGCGTATGTCCTTCTGCCCCCAGGGCATGTATATATTTCTGCATACGGTAAAGGGAACGCCATTTGAAACTCCAGACCAAGGAAAGGCACGGCTGCTGACGCACTGGGAGCAGATGGATTATGGAGTGCAGTTTACAGCCTCACGCAAATTCCTCACCATCACGCCCATTATCTTGTGAGTCTGTGACGTAACTTTTGAAGATCGAGTCAGCTCGTGGAATTGTGACCAATCTGTAATTTGCAAGTCTGTCTTCCTTTCAATGTAACTTTGTAACCGATGTTTAGTTTCTGGAAAAACTAAGAGTTTCCCTACTTTCCCATTCTCCGCAACATGATTCCAAATGTGCTTATAGATTCTCTTAAATGTTCTaaatggatcttatagaaacatataaaattcttaagggattggacaggctagatgcaggaaaaaatgttacctatgttggggagtccaaaatcaggggtcacagtttaagaataaggggtaggccatttcagactgagatgaggaaaaacattttcacccagagttgtgaatctgtggatttctctgcaacagaagacagtggaggtcaggatgttttcaagagagagttagatttagctcctagggcaaatggaatcaagggatatggggagaaagcaggaacggggtactgattttggatgatcagccatgatcatattgaatgacggtgctggctcgaatggccaactcctgcacctattttctatgtttccagttcAGGGAAGTCAACCTTGTGTGAAGTTAAGCTGTATACATCACGAGCTTACCAACCTCAGCTCGGACAAAATTACATTGGGGTTCCTATCTCAAAATCACCTTTACCAGAGAAGTTGGTGGAAGAATGAATAGGTTGTGCTATTGCAAAGAGTAGGATTGTCTTGAGGAATTGGCCAGGGattcagaggtacagtgaaaagcttttgttgcatgctaaccagtcagcggaaagacaatgcatgattacaatcgaaccatccacagtgtacagatacgggataaagggaataacgtgaataacatttagtgcatggtaaagtctgatcaaagatagtctgagggtctccaatgaggtagataataactaaggactgctctctagttgttgggagAATGGTGGTAGATCACAAGCTCTTGAAGCTGGTTCACACAGGACAAAGTTTGGACACGGTGAGATAGAAAGATGTTACCACCCACTTAACCGTGTCACAAAGTACTTCTTAGAAATAAAGGGACATGAAGGACTAGAAAATTGTTTCATTATTGTCTGTCCTAATTGAAATTTATGTACAGTATCCAAAAATGTAAGTAAGGAATTTCTCAAAATGATCACGCATGAGTATCAAAATTTGgcatctttgtactgtttgaacaCTTTCACCCTAAAAACCTGTGAATCTTACTTTTGGCCGTGTAATAAAAATGCTGCAGATTCTTTGGGAAGGTTCTTACgcattttatcttttttttcacAAACAGGTATTTCCTAACCAGTTTTTACACAAAATACGACAAGTTGCATTTTGTTATAAATACGATTTCACTGATGAGCGTCCTCATCCCAAAACTCCCTCAACTTCACGGAGTCAGGATCTTTGGCATTAACAAGTACTAAACACAGCACGACGGCAAGTGAGAAAGGAAAAGCTACTGTGACAACCGACTGCAGAAAGGACACAACATGTTGCTCAGACATTATACCCTGCACCCTTCAGACTCTTAGCATGGACATTTTATTATAATTGGTATATTTGTGAGTGAAGCAGCTCAATGTGGTTGATGAGGTATctcattaaatatttgcagtgctTCGAATAGAAAGCCTGCTTTTTTTTGTTTACTGCTTATAGATCCCATTTTCTCAGACAATATTTTTGATTCTTTGGCTGCCATATTGTTATGGAGCTTTTGATATTGTAGACATTTAGTTGATATGGGGTGCTAATTTCACTGTCTATTGACCAAGCTGTTATCAGAGTATAACTTGTAGATATTGTAATGGAAGTAGACTTATGAAGGTACACAGTTTGAATATTTGCAGGAAATGTGTTTTGCAAGTTACAATGGAAACAATTGGTAAAAAAAACTATAATATCAGAGCATTTGATGCCCCAACATGGTAGGATTAGGGGTCCTTTTCTTTGCTGAGGTACTTGGAAAAATGGTCTAGATGGCATAGAAGCCCCTCAAGAAACGGTGCTGGTCTTACTGTGCGTTTTAATTGCTTTTTTTTTGGcggattattatttattttttgttcttgATCTCAAGTGTTCAGTGTTGTAGAATGTGAAACACTAGTAAAAGGGTGAGTTTTGAAACACAGCTCATGAATGTTTGGTTTTTAAAAAGTTGGATTCCGGATACATTTTCTAAAATATACAAAGTGTTATGTAATACAGAGCCCATGCGTTAATCGAGGACAAGTGAGGCTGGATAATTAAAATTATCCAAGAAGTAGGGAATCTcagaatgtgattttttttttttaaacgtacaAAAACAAATCAGGATGTTAATTGTTGGAATACTGTAAAACTTCAGCAATCATGCAAGTTTCCTGTAAATTTGCCTTTTTAAAAACACAAGTCTGGTTGTCTTACCTATTCTGTCATTCCTTCAGAATATATTGTAATTTGACTGATTGAAAAAAATGCGGTACGATGCTCttaattgttttaatttttaCTAGATGGTAGTGATGTACCTGACTTTTATAATCTTGTAATATACTTGCTGCAAACTTGAAGTGCAGGCTCGTTCATACATACAGTTTGCCCTCCTTGCTGCCTGTTAGAACTACTAAAATCAATAGCACTGTGAATCATGATTTTAAGCAATAATATATGGAAGAATACAAAGAGAATACAAAGCAAGGGATCAAAGATAAGCATGAACAGGAGATTCCTTGTAAGGGATTGTATATAGATTGCTGAACCTTTATCTTTAATAATGGTAGTTTTAAACCAGTCCTTGCTAAAGAGCCatcaattgtaaaaaaaaaactccaaGCAAAATTCCTAATTCCCGAAATTGTAGAGTTTGATTTCGTGCAATTTGGCAAAAATCTATATGAGCCTTTATATTAACTGACTGGGGAAAATGCTATCACAACTGAACTTAGCGAAAGTGATCCAGAAAATGCTGATACTATATACTGTTATGGTCAAGAGGTTAGAAACATTTGCTTTAGAGGATACAAAGTATTGATTTCCTCACTGGTGTCCAAGACAAAAGTAGTTGTCATCCACTCAACCTACTGATTCAATTAGTTTGCATAGGGAACTCCTTAGCAAGAAAACAAAggcagggaatgactggggtgggggggggatatgAAATTAATCAACTCACCCAGCCTGCTGAAATGTAATTGTGAATATGTTACTAGTTTTCAGTTTGACTTTAAACCTAGAATACTAATCTTTGGATGAAATCTGCCATATATTTGATTTTAAAATACATAGTCCTACATTGAGAAGAGTATCCTGAAGTGTTTATGGTCAGGAGCCCACATGGGATTGTCTACCAGTGTGATCAAATGAGAATGCTCCACAATTGGCAATAACAGAAAGTAtacaatattattttttaatctggATTTAAGTATTAACCTCTCTCTTGCACTAAATTGTAGGGGGGAAAGCTACGGTTgcacttttaaaatatttacaaGCTGACACCAGTCTGCTACAATCTAAGGGAAAGCAAAAGGAAAACATGGATTAGAGGATTTAATTGAAAATCAGATGCAAAAACTCgactactttaaaaaaaagatagacttAAAATTTAAATTCCGAACAAAACATTGGTATTTGTAGCGTTTAAGCCTGCCATTGCTAAGTTCCTGCAGAAGCAAGGATCACGGACACAATCAGCTGCTTTTTGACTATCAATTACTGAAGGCTGTTTGTTGAATTTCATTCACAAGCTACCATGAAACTATCAGAAGATTTTATTTTGTGTCAAGTTGTTTAAATGCTCTGGGGGTGCCAGTGGAAAAAGTTGAATTGCTGTAATCAGGTTTttgttaaacatttaaaaatattgtttCACTATCCTACTCTGATGCCTTGTACAAGATAGTTAAAGCCTTGAATTTTATAGATTTTGAATGCTGGTAATTATGTTATGGAAGGTGGTTTTTATAGTATTTTGATGGGTTCTGGATTGTCAAAAATGTAACAATGGTAAAGGACAGTATTTTTGGTTTAACTTTGGAGCATCCTTCTACTTCCAATATGTATCTTATCAAATGGTAATAGGTGATTGACTGGTGCGATAAACAGTGCCAGTTCAAAAATAGCAAACGTGGGCAAGTTCAGGATAACCCATTGTCAAACTACTGCACTATTTTTTATAGTGGCTATTAGAGGTACGAATTCCAAATCTATTTTGGTGAAATCTGAATATGTGCCAGAGTGAACATTTTGAATTTTATACCAGTCTATCAGTTGTGATATGAACTATTGAAGAATTATTTGCATTGGCGGCGAGTGCGTTTGAACATATTGTCATGTATTGTAAATAAGAGTTAATTTAGCATCTGGCAGCAAAAGGATCTTGTACGCCAACTGCCCTTCTCTGCAGATGTTTTTCACCTAGGTCTTTATAAGATAGTgtgaataatatttttattacttTGTATAGTATTCTGATATTTAATAAAAGTCAGTATTCATGTAACGTGCTGTCGTCTGCTTTGTTCACGTGCCACTgagagattcatagagtgatacagtgtggaaacaggccctttggcccgactgtctgcgtttggttcatatccctccatcatTCAATGGAATGTTTGGCATCTATGGTGTAAACAGTATTGGATCTGCCACCATGTTTGCATTTTTGATTTTGTAATATTTCCTGTTTTCTCATCCAAATTCGAGCTGAAAAATGTTAGCAACTCTGCCCTGCCGTTCTTTTCTAACCACCGCCCAGTAAGTTTTGGTTGCAAAAGTCCATGCTATTCACCAGTTGCAAATTTTACTCTTGTTTTATCACTGAATTATTAATGGTAAGTAATGGAATTATTAGACATATCTAAGTTGCATAATGCACTTTAAAATGTGTAAATTGTGATTATAAACCCTTTTGAGGTTTACAGAAGTTTCAAAGTAGAACCACTTCAGCCTTCCACTTCCCACTTGTTTTGCGTTCTAAAATATGAGACGGTCAACCATTTTCACTAACGCATTGTTTATGGGCAGTCAATGTTAAAATGATTTGCTACAAACAATGCTGCAATGATTCACCCCTCTAACATCTTAAAACAATCAAATGAAATCACTCGGGAACAATCTTGCATTGAAGTTGGCCAGTCGTTTTTTTAATTGGAATTTCAGCCAAGGCACCAAACCAGCAAAGATATGGCTGATCTTGCCACATTCATCTTTGGGTTTGACAACAATCTCGTagttttgtgtttaatttctaATGTTTAATTCGCCAAATTTTGAATACCACAGCTGTCATGAGTTCAGGGTAAAACACAAAATTCtgcagtaacttagtgggtcaggtagcatccttggaggatgacattttgggtcgggacccttcagaggtGGAGGCCTCTGCATTGTCCAGCCACTCAACAAAAATGCTACATCTCACTTCTATAATAATCATCAGTGAATCTTGTTTACTCTTTATTTATTGAGTTGGGAACTGTTGAGTCTGCGACTAGCAAATGTCTCTGGCTGTTAGGATTCTAAATGGAATGAAGTTGGGCAAGTCAAACCCAATTCTCACTGGGCGTGAGTTCACACTGAGATTAAGGTGTGTTGGGACATTGTAAAACTGGTCTCATTTTTGCAAGAATACATTATACTGACACAGAAACAAAGTGACATGAAGAATGTAATGAGCCCCAAATAAGAGCCTGTCTTTGACATGCATAGGATTCATTACCTTGTCCCCAAAACAGGTTAAATGTGAAGAAAATTAAATGAATAAATCATGATCTAATGTACCATTTCCAAACTGATTACACAACACTGACTATGTTATCTAGATTTCTGCAGGTAGGTTAAAGGTTCGCCCTATATATCAGGCAACATTGAagacaattaattaaaaatatgCTTAAACTAATTGTAAGAGACAAGGACTCAATACTGTGAAAGATACAGGTTTTATAAGAACATG from the Amblyraja radiata isolate CabotCenter1 chromosome 16, sAmbRad1.1.pri, whole genome shotgun sequence genome contains:
- the ormdl3 gene encoding ORM1-like protein 3 is translated as MNVGTAHSEVNPNTRVMNSRGIWLSYILGIGLLHIILLSIPFFSVPVVWTLTNIIHNMGMYIFLHTVKGTPFETPDQGKARLLTHWEQMDYGVQFTASRKFLTITPIILYFLTSFYTKYDKLHFVINTISLMSVLIPKLPQLHGVRIFGINKY